In Mycobacterium tuberculosis H37Rv, a single window of DNA contains:
- the nadD gene encoding nicotinate-nucleotide adenylyltransferase (deamido-NAD(+) pyrophosphorylase (deamido-NAD(+) diphosphorylase) (nicotinate mononucleotide adenylyltransferase) (NAMN adenylyltransferase)), with protein MGGTFDPIHYGHLVAASEVADLFDLDEVVFVPSGQPWQKGRQVSAAEHRYLMTVIATASNPRFSVSRVDIDRGGPTYTKDTLADLHALHPDSELYFTTGADALASIMSWQGWEELFELARFVGVSRPGYELRNEHITSLLGQLAKDALTLVEIPALAISSTDCRQRAEQSRPLWYLMPDGVVQYVSKCRLYCGACDAGARSTTSLAAGNGL; from the coding sequence ATGGGTGGGACGTTCGACCCCATCCACTACGGCCACCTGGTTGCCGCCAGCGAGGTGGCCGACCTGTTCGATCTCGACGAAGTGGTATTCGTGCCCAGCGGGCAACCCTGGCAAAAGGGTCGACAGGTCTCCGCCGCCGAGCACCGCTACCTAATGACGGTGATCGCCACCGCCTCCAATCCCCGATTCTCTGTGAGCCGGGTCGACATCGACCGCGGCGGACCCACCTACACCAAGGACACGCTGGCCGATCTGCATGCTTTGCACCCGGACTCTGAGCTGTACTTCACCACCGGCGCCGATGCGCTAGCTTCCATAATGTCCTGGCAGGGCTGGGAGGAGCTGTTCGAATTGGCGCGGTTCGTGGGGGTCAGCCGGCCCGGCTACGAGTTGCGCAACGAACACATCACTAGCCTGCTGGGTCAGCTGGCCAAGGATGCGTTGACTCTGGTCGAGATCCCGGCGCTGGCCATTTCGTCGACCGACTGCCGTCAGCGCGCCGAGCAGTCCCGGCCGCTGTGGTACCTGATGCCCGACGGCGTCGTGCAGTATGTCTCCAAGTGCCGGCTCTACTGTGGCGCCTGCGACGCGGGCGCGCGTTCAACGACCAGCCTGGCCGCTGGGAATGGCCTATGA
- the eis gene encoding enhanced intracellular survival protein (Eis,GCN5-like N-acetyltransferase) codes for MTVTLCSPTEDDWPGMFLLAAASFTDFIGPESATAWRTLVPTDGAVVVRDGAGPGSEVVGMALYMDLRLTVPGEVVLPTAGLSFVAVAPTHRRRGLLRAMCAELHRRIADSGYPVAALHASEGGIYGRFGYGPATTLHELTVDRRFARFHADAPGGGLGGSSVRLVRPTEHRGEFEAIYERWRQQVPGGLLRPQVLWDELLAECKAAPGGDRESFALLHPDGYALYRVDRTDLKLARVSELRAVTADAHCALWRALIGLDSMERISIITHPQDPLPHLLTDTRLARTTWRQDGLWLRIMNVPAALEARGYAHEVGEFSTVLEVSDGGRFALKIGDGRARCTPTDAAAEIEMDRDVLGSLYLGAHRASTLAAANRLRTKDSQLLRRLDAAFASDVPVQTAFEF; via the coding sequence GTGACTGTGACCCTGTGTAGCCCGACCGAGGACGACTGGCCGGGGATGTTCCTACTGGCCGCGGCCAGTTTCACCGATTTCATCGGCCCTGAATCAGCGACCGCCTGGCGGACCCTGGTGCCCACCGACGGAGCGGTGGTGGTCCGCGATGGTGCCGGCCCGGGTTCTGAGGTGGTCGGGATGGCGCTGTACATGGATCTGCGGTTGACGGTGCCTGGTGAAGTGGTGCTCCCGACCGCCGGTCTCAGTTTCGTCGCGGTGGCGCCGACGCATCGCCGGCGCGGCTTGCTGCGCGCGATGTGCGCCGAACTGCACCGCCGCATAGCCGATTCCGGCTATCCGGTCGCGGCACTGCATGCTAGCGAGGGCGGCATCTACGGCCGGTTCGGCTACGGGCCCGCTACCACCTTGCATGAGCTGACGGTCGACCGACGCTTCGCGCGCTTTCACGCCGACGCACCGGGCGGCGGCCTAGGTGGCAGCAGCGTCCGGTTGGTCAGACCCACCGAGCATCGCGGCGAGTTTGAGGCGATCTACGAGCGATGGCGCCAGCAGGTGCCGGGCGGGCTGCTACGCCCGCAGGTGCTCTGGGACGAGCTGCTGGCAGAATGCAAAGCCGCGCCCGGTGGAGACCGTGAATCGTTCGCGTTACTGCATCCCGACGGGTACGCGCTGTACCGGGTGGATCGCACCGATCTCAAGCTAGCGCGCGTCAGCGAACTCAGGGCGGTAACCGCAGATGCGCATTGTGCGTTGTGGCGGGCCCTGATTGGCCTCGACTCCATGGAGCGAATCAGCATCATCACCCATCCACAGGACCCGTTACCCCACCTGCTCACCGATACCCGACTGGCCCGCACTACCTGGCGCCAGGACGGCCTGTGGTTGCGCATCATGAACGTACCGGCCGCACTCGAGGCGCGTGGTTACGCTCACGAAGTTGGCGAGTTTTCCACGGTCCTCGAGGTATCCGATGGCGGCCGGTTCGCGCTCAAGATCGGTGACGGCCGTGCGCGGTGTACCCCGACCGATGCGGCAGCCGAGATCGAAATGGATCGGGACGTACTGGGCAGCCTTTACCTTGGAGCGCACCGCGCTTCGACGTTAGCCGCCGCTAACCGGTTGCGCACCAAAGATTCCCAGCTGCTTCGTCGACTCGACGCGGCGTTTGCCAGTGATGTTCCCGTCCAGACCGCGTTCGAGTTCTGA
- a CDS encoding DegV domain-containing protein: protein MTVVVVTDTSCRLPADLREQWSIRQVPLHILLDGLDLRDGVDEIPDDIHKRHATTAGATPVELSAAYQRALADSGGDGVVAVHISSALSGTFRAAELTAAELGPAVRVIDSRSAAMGVGFAALAAGRAAAAGDELDTVARAAAAAVSRIHAFVAVARLDNLRRSGRISGAKAWLGTALALKPLLSVDDGKLVLVQRVRTVSNATAVMIDRVCQLVGDRPAALAVHHVADPAAANDVAAALAERLPACEPAMVTAMGPVLALHVGAGAVGVCVDVGASPPA from the coding sequence GTGACCGTTGTGGTGGTGACCGATACGTCGTGTCGACTGCCGGCCGACCTGCGCGAACAGTGGTCGATCCGCCAGGTCCCGCTGCATATCTTGCTTGACGGCCTCGACCTGCGCGACGGTGTGGACGAAATCCCCGATGACATCCACAAGCGCCACGCCACCACCGCTGGGGCGACCCCGGTTGAGCTGTCCGCCGCCTACCAACGGGCGTTGGCGGACAGTGGCGGCGACGGGGTAGTGGCGGTGCACATTTCGTCGGCGCTGTCGGGTACCTTTCGAGCCGCCGAGCTGACCGCGGCGGAACTAGGTCCCGCCGTTAGGGTGATCGACTCGAGGTCGGCCGCGATGGGCGTCGGTTTCGCGGCACTGGCGGCCGGGCGGGCAGCCGCCGCAGGCGATGAGCTGGATACGGTCGCGCGCGCAGCGGCTGCGGCGGTAAGCCGGATTCACGCGTTCGTCGCTGTAGCGCGGTTGGACAATCTGCGCCGCAGCGGGCGCATCAGTGGGGCCAAGGCATGGTTGGGCACCGCGCTGGCGCTCAAGCCGCTGCTGTCAGTCGACGACGGAAAACTTGTTCTGGTCCAACGGGTTCGCACTGTGAGCAACGCGACGGCGGTGATGATCGACCGGGTTTGCCAGCTTGTCGGCGACCGCCCCGCCGCTCTCGCGGTGCATCACGTCGCCGACCCGGCAGCTGCGAACGACGTGGCGGCGGCGCTGGCGGAGCGGCTGCCGGCGTGTGAGCCGGCCATGGTGACCGCCATGGGACCGGTACTTGCTCTGCACGTCGGTGCCGGAGCCGTCGGGGTATGCGTCGACGTGGGAGCGTCGCCGCCAGCGTAA
- the gpgP gene encoding glucosyl-3-phosphoglycerate phosphatase (gpgP, glucosyl-3-phosphoglycerate phosphatase. Contains PS00175 Phosphoglycerate mutase family phosphohistidine signature. Belongs to the phosphoglycerate mutase family. Enzyme activity inhibited by Co2+ and Cu2+.), translating to MRARRLVMLRHGQTDYNVGSRMQGQLDTELSELGRTQAVAAAEVLGKRQPLLIVSSDLRRAYDTAVKLGERTGLVVRVDTRLRETHLGDWQGLTHAQIDADAPGARLAWREDATWAPHGGESRVDVAARSRPLVAELVASEPEWGGADEPDRPVVLVAHGGLIAALSAALLKLPVANWPALGGMGNASWTQLSGHWAPGSDFESIRWRLDVWNASAQVSSDVL from the coding sequence ATGAGAGCGCGGCGACTGGTGATGCTGCGGCATGGACAAACGGACTACAACGTCGGTAGCCGGATGCAGGGCCAGCTGGACACTGAGTTGAGCGAACTTGGCCGCACCCAAGCGGTCGCGGCCGCCGAGGTGCTGGGCAAGCGGCAGCCGCTACTGATCGTATCGTCGGACCTGCGCCGCGCATATGACACGGCGGTCAAGCTGGGCGAGCGCACCGGCCTTGTGGTCCGGGTCGACACCCGATTGCGGGAAACTCACCTTGGCGATTGGCAGGGCTTAACCCACGCTCAGATCGACGCTGATGCCCCGGGCGCCCGGTTGGCCTGGCGCGAGGATGCGACCTGGGCGCCGCACGGCGGGGAAAGCAGGGTTGACGTGGCTGCCCGAAGTCGGCCGTTGGTTGCCGAGTTGGTTGCCAGCGAACCGGAATGGGGTGGCGCTGACGAGCCGGATCGCCCGGTGGTGCTGGTAGCCCATGGGGGTCTGATCGCCGCGTTGTCGGCGGCGCTGCTGAAGTTGCCGGTGGCCAACTGGCCGGCTTTGGGCGGCATGGGCAATGCCAGTTGGACTCAGCTGAGTGGCCATTGGGCCCCGGGCTCCGACTTCGAGAGCATCCGGTGGCGCCTTGATGTGTGGAATGCTTCGGCGCAGGTCTCCAGCGATGTCCTCTAG
- the rpsT gene encoding 30S ribosomal protein S20, whose translation MANIKSQQKRNRTNERARLRNKAVKSSLRTAVRAFREAAHAGDKAKAAELLASTNRKLDKAASKGVIHKNQAANKKSALAQALNKL comes from the coding sequence GTGGCCAACATCAAGTCGCAGCAGAAGCGCAACCGCACCAACGAGCGCGCCCGGCTGCGCAACAAGGCGGTGAAGTCCTCGCTTCGTACCGCTGTCCGTGCCTTCCGCGAAGCTGCCCATGCAGGCGACAAGGCAAAGGCCGCGGAACTGCTGGCGTCGACCAACCGCAAGCTGGACAAGGCGGCCAGCAAGGGCGTGATCCACAAAAACCAGGCCGCCAACAAGAAGTCGGCACTGGCCCAGGCGCTCAACAAGCTCTGA